The following are encoded in a window of Citrobacter freundii genomic DNA:
- a CDS encoding MFS transporter — MSDHDPLTLKLSLREKLAYGVGDFGSNLMLCIGTLYLLKFYTDELGMPAYYGGIIFLVAKFFTAFTDMLTGVLLDSRRNIGVKGKFRPFILYASFPVALVASAQFLATDFTLTVKTGLATVLFMLFGLFYSLMNCSYGAMVPAITKNPHERAQLAAWRQGGATVGLLLCTVGFMPIQALFTSTPSLGYLIAALIFSVCGLFSMWWCFSGVKERYIEIMPDHHKPSILKSFRAIFRNPPLLVLCIANLCTLAAFNIKLAIQVYYTQYVLNDIHLLSWMGFFSMGCILIGVLLVPTTVKRFGKKQVYLGGLALWALGDVLNFFWGGTSFLFVTFSCMAFFGTAFVNSLNWALVPDTVDYGEWKTGIRAEGSVYTGYTFSRKISAALAGFLPGIMLTQIGYVPNIVQSEATLLGLRQLIFLWPCGLAIIAAFTMGLFYKLNETRFAFIIEEISQRKKSNFKPDTESHKKNTSVVNV, encoded by the coding sequence ATGTCTGACCATGATCCGCTAACGTTAAAACTGAGCCTGCGTGAAAAACTCGCCTACGGAGTGGGTGACTTCGGCTCAAATTTGATGCTGTGTATCGGCACGCTGTATCTGCTTAAATTTTATACCGATGAGCTTGGGATGCCTGCATATTACGGTGGGATAATCTTTCTGGTGGCGAAGTTCTTCACCGCCTTCACCGATATGCTGACCGGCGTATTACTGGACTCACGGCGTAATATTGGCGTAAAAGGGAAATTCAGACCCTTTATTTTATATGCGTCGTTTCCTGTCGCCCTGGTTGCCAGCGCGCAGTTTTTAGCCACCGATTTTACGCTAACGGTAAAAACGGGACTGGCAACGGTGCTGTTTATGCTGTTTGGCCTGTTCTATAGCCTGATGAACTGCTCTTACGGGGCGATGGTTCCCGCCATCACCAAAAACCCGCATGAGCGCGCCCAGCTTGCAGCCTGGCGTCAGGGTGGCGCCACGGTCGGACTGCTGCTGTGTACCGTGGGCTTTATGCCGATTCAGGCGCTGTTTACCAGCACACCTTCGCTTGGCTATCTGATTGCTGCGCTGATCTTCTCGGTTTGCGGTTTGTTCAGTATGTGGTGGTGCTTTAGCGGGGTGAAAGAGCGCTATATCGAAATCATGCCGGACCATCATAAGCCCAGTATTCTCAAATCGTTCCGCGCGATTTTCCGTAACCCTCCCCTACTGGTGCTGTGTATCGCCAACTTGTGTACGCTGGCGGCATTCAACATCAAGCTGGCGATTCAAGTTTATTACACCCAGTACGTGCTCAACGATATCCATCTGTTGTCATGGATGGGTTTTTTCAGTATGGGATGCATTCTGATTGGCGTACTGCTGGTGCCTACAACCGTGAAACGCTTCGGTAAAAAACAGGTTTATCTCGGCGGCCTGGCATTGTGGGCCCTCGGCGATGTGCTGAACTTTTTCTGGGGCGGGACGTCGTTCTTGTTTGTGACTTTCTCATGCATGGCCTTCTTCGGTACCGCTTTTGTTAACAGCCTGAACTGGGCGCTGGTCCCAGATACCGTTGACTACGGTGAATGGAAAACCGGGATTCGTGCCGAGGGGTCGGTCTATACCGGTTATACCTTTTCACGAAAAATTTCTGCTGCGCTGGCGGGTTTCTTGCCGGGTATTATGCTGACGCAAATCGGCTATGTCCCCAACATAGTCCAGAGCGAGGCCACCTTGCTCGGTTTGCGCCAGCTTATTTTTCTCTGGCCATGCGGGCTTGCCATCATCGCAGCCTTCACCATGGGTTTATTTTATAAACTCAATGAAACTCGCTTTGCTTTTATTATCGAGGAAATCAGTCAACGGAAGAAAAGCAATTTCAAACCTGATACTGAGAGTCATAAAAAGAATACCTCTGTTGTAAACGTATAA